The genome window ATGCCGTGTCCGCCATAGGCTTCCGCAAGTTTCACGAAATCCGGGTTTCCGTGCTGCCGCTGCCGAACCGTTCCCGAACAGCCATTGTTGAGAATGAAGATCTTGATCGGCGCCTCGTACTGTACGGCGGCCGACATTTCCTTCATCGTCAGTTGCACGCAGGCATCGCCCGCTATGTCGATGACGAGGCTGTTGGGATTGGCGATCTGCACGCCGAGGGCGGCGGGCAGCCCGTATCCCATGGTCCCCAGGCCGCCTGATGTCATCCAGCGGTTCGGCCGCTCGAAGTCGTAATATTGCGCCGCCCAGATCCGATGCTGGCCGACCTCCGTCGTGATGTAAGTATCCCGATCCTTCGTCAGCTGATGGAGCCGCTCGATGGCATATTGCGGCATGATGACGTCGTCGCGCATCGCGTAGGAAAACGATCGCCGCGCCCGCCAGCCCGCAATCGTGCCCCACCACTCGGTCAGTCCCGCCCGCTCCGGCGCCTGCGGCAGCGCCCGCCACAGACGAACGAGGTCGGCGAGCACGTGGGCGGCATCGCCCCGGATGCCGATATCGGCGCACACAGTCTTGTTGAGCGAGCAAGCATCGATATCGATATGAATCTTCCGGGAATTCGGTGAGAAACCATCGATGCTGGAGGTGATCCCACCGTCGAAGCGCACCCCGATGCAGAGCATGAGGTCGCAGTCGTGCATCGCCATATTGGCCTCATAGGAACCGTGAAGCCCGGCCATCTTCAGCCAGTTCGGGCTGGAAGCCGGATAGGCGCCGAGCCCCATCAGCGTCGACGTGACGGGGAAGCCGGAGAGATCGACCAGCTCCCGCAACAGCTTTACCGCTTCAGGGCCGGAATTGATCATGCCGCCGCCCACGTAGATGACCGGCCGGCGCGCCGTCGCCATCAGAGCGACGGCAGCCTCGATCTTCCCGATGTCGCCACGACGGTCCGGCTGGTAGCTTATTCGCGGGGCGACGGCCTCCGGCGGCGTGTAGCTGCCGCT of Rhizobium sp. BT04 contains these proteins:
- a CDS encoding acetolactate synthase 3 large subunit; its protein translation is MTGAEIVLQALRDNGVRHIFGYPGAAVLPIYDELFQQEDIRHILVRHEQGAGHAAEGYARSTGKVGVMLVTSGPGVTNAITPLQDALMDSVPLVCLSGQVPTTLIGSDAFQECDTVGITRACTKHNRLVGDVNDLAATIHEAFRIARSGRPGPVLVDMPKDVLFASGSYTPPEAVAPRISYQPDRRGDIGKIEAAVALMATARRPVIYVGGGMINSGPEAVKLLRELVDLSGFPVTSTLMGLGAYPASSPNWLKMAGLHGSYEANMAMHDCDLMLCIGVRFDGGITSSIDGFSPNSRKIHIDIDACSLNKTVCADIGIRGDAAHVLADLVRLWRALPQAPERAGLTEWWGTIAGWRARRSFSYAMRDDVIMPQYAIERLHQLTKDRDTYITTEVGQHRIWAAQYYDFERPNRWMTSGGLGTMGYGLPAALGVQIANPNSLVIDIAGDACVQLTMKEMSAAVQYEAPIKIFILNNGCSGTVRQRQHGNPDFVKLAEAYGGHGIRCEKPGELDDAILEMIEVDMPVLFDCRVAELANCLPMIRSGRAHNDMLLPGGLDNPPFDVGRPW